TTGGCTTGAAACCATTCTCTCGCCTTGGGGTTGCTTATTGTTCTAATAAATCCTACGAATTGGTTTGCAACACAGTCTCGAAGGATTCGACATTTGTCTTCGCCTGTTGCTCCCTCGAGCCTGAACGTGCTGGGAAAATGGCACGAAAGCAAGCCTAATTTCTTCTGGAACTCGAAGCAAACTTATAGAGGTTGTTTCCATCTTTGGAAAAATCACGGTCTCCGTGTTTTTACAGAGATGAATGATTCATCACGATATGCTGTGATATCGTGACATAGTTTAGAAGGTCTGAAATTAAGCATTCATAGAAAATTCATTGATATCGATCAGCGAGAAGGAAGCTCATATTACTCGACGATCTCTATCTTCGAAGTCAGTCCATCTAGCTTAATGGATCGTGCAGATGAGAGAGCTGGATGTTTTTGTCATGGTTCCGAAATAGCAGATGGAATGATAACGAAATTTTGCTTGTGGAAAGGATAGACTATCTTAGTCGAGCGTTATGTATCGACTTTGAGAAGAAATCTAATCGTTCCGACATTCTGTAGCTTCGTACAAATTATAGGTGAAAACAACAGAGCGAATGGCTATCTAGATCGTATGTACAAAATGTTTGCAGGCCTGGTGAAACTTTGAACAATGTTCTTCTTAATAAGTGAGAGAGCAATCGTGGCCATGTAATAGTTGGCTTTGAAATAACTGACTTCCTCTTTTTCTGCTCATGACAAGGGGGAGGGCGCTTTCGCTGAGTCGAATACGAATACAACTGACCGGTCATTGCATTTTCCGAGATAAAACCGAGGAACGTGACTCGGTCGCAATTTATGGTATCCTCCAACAGGCTTGTTTTCCGTAGATAGGTTTTTCGGGCCGGTGGAAAACGGGAACAACGAACTGGCCGAACGGGCACATATTTTGTACGCGCAAATCGTACACGTGGCGCAATTTGTACgagaggtatgaatatttcatactCACTTGACTTGGTTTACATCTGAATGCCGGCTGATATCGCCGCCTTACTCGCCCCGGGCAGCAGGCACACAGGATCCTCACGAATGCTctgcaaaagaaaagaagtatGTGGCTGAGTCAGATAGTCATTATTTTGAACGTTACAGTTTTGTCTTCCTCATTTTTAATCCACcatgatatcttttataagTATTTAAATGATTCCAAATTACTGGAAAGGAGGATAGTGTACAAGATGTTTTCTTTATCTCGCTATGCTGGATTATCTCGTGCGGGATTGAATTTATCAAAAAGGTGTTTTTTGGAAAAGTTGTTTGGTATAAAGAGGGACACAATATGgtgcaaattatttttttacaagtCGAGTGATGGCGTGGAAATTTCAAAGTCgatcatttttcaaatagaatcatgTGTGTTTGACTTCGATTTCAAACTTCGATATAGAATAATCTCAAAGAAGATAGACTAGAAAATATTAGATTATCTTGAAATGTAATGGCCGAGAAGTTCAAAGTAGGCATCCTTGTTGATCCAAGGAAATACACGTCCAATAATACGACCTCGAAAGTTGATCACGTCATGGTGCGCGTTTTTAACGTTATGATTGCATGACTGAAATATTGTTTCGAATATCGCTGGCGCGCTGCAAGTATTTGCATAGGCTCTATTGCATCGTGGACGCGACATGCGACTGCTACGCAAACAGAGGAATTTCATTTTCGACTCGGAAAATAGTCTTGCTACAGGGACCGGTCCTCCGACTCATTACATCTACATCGATGGCAGGTAAATTTTGTTTCGTGGACAAAATGAGTCTTCACCAAGTATGTTGATCAAAGTTCGTTATCGTTTCACGgtgtattgtgtaataagttCACGGTCGCTTTGGCGATTGGTATCTGACAGAGAACATCGAGTCCTTGATTATCTTGCTTGCTCACGAGTGAACCACTCACAAAGAGCAGTATAGCCTTTGTCCTCGTGGAAACTTCACAGGAATGTCGCTCTCTCGGTCGTGCCTTCGCCGTTTTACCGTGCTTCTCTTCgtttttactttcttacatCTTACGCGGGCCATCGTCGTACCTCAAATCTATTCCGACgtgtacaaaaagaaaaatgaagcaGGTCATCGAGGATTGATCATTGAAAGTCTGTTAGACGAAGAGAATCAACGAGAAGAATTTTTAACGTCGATACCTTGCATCAACAGTTTCTTGGAAAAGTACATACACAGACCAGATAGGATTTCTTTCCTAGCAATAGATAACGAAGAAAGTATCCAGGACATAGTTCACTCGTTCGTGAGGAGTCTTCGCAGTTTTTTCGCATTCTTCAAACACACTGTAGACCTGGACTTCGAGACACACGAATCTGCCTTGAGCACGATCGTCCTGATGCAGAACGCTAGCAGTCTCGAGGATAATCATTATATACTCGAACCTTGCGATCGCGCTTGTCcttttattacgatattaataaGCTCGTTTCAAGACGAAGAAAGCTTCCTCGAGCACGCtgacgttataatgcaatCGATGTGGTCCCGAAGAATCTCTACTGTCGTTATCCTAGCAAAAGTTGGTGATTCTGTTCTTGCTGCTGGTAGCCTCACTTTTCAACCCGGTAAAATATGCACCGTATCTCCTCCAGTTATCTTGGACAAATGTGAAGAAAAATCTTGGAGTAAATTGGAAAACATCAGTGCGCCGAAGACGAACGGTTGTATTTTGAAGATAGCCTACTTCGAACAGTCTCCATATGTGATAGTTGGAAATGATTCAACGCGTTTATCGGGGTTCGAGGGAGCATTGACAGAAGAAGCGTTAAGAGGCCAGGAAATCGAGCGAGAAAAAGTCGTGTGGAACGATAATACTAGCTATGCGGAACAGGTGCAAATGTACATCTATAACGATATTAACGCCGACTTCGTTATTGGTCGTATTTTACAGCAGTCTTACGAGGATATAGATTACTCGAGTTCGTATGACACGTCGAAAGTGGTGTGGCTAGTCCCAAAGGTTCCTAACGTGTCACTGAAAGGACTGGTTCAGCCATTTCAGCAGTACGTCTGGGCAGCAGTAGGAGGATCTATATTATTGGGTTGCGTCGTCAAAATCTTCTTATTTCGTGATCTCTCCTTTTTAGATATATTTGCTCTGATAATTGGAGTCTCCACTGCGCGTCAACCCACCAAACTTTCAACTAGAATTCACTTCCTTGCGTGGTGCATCTTTGGTTTATTTCTCACGCAACTTTACGTGGATTCTTTGGCCGATCAACTGATCAATATGTCCGACTTGAAGCTCGAAACGATGAAAGAGCTGATGTCATCGTCGTTTCAAATCGGTGGGACAGCGGCATTCGCGAGATTGTTCGAAATATTTGATCAGgatgaaattattgaaagtGTACGAAAAAAATTTGTGATATTTGATCAAGATGAGTACCTAAAGCAATATTATGATCTTTTGGACGGGACAAATTCCTCTTTTGCGTTGGTCATAGTGTTAAATTCTTCACGCAGTGATGCCATCGAGACGACACAGGCGTACACCATAACCACAGATGTGATATGCAGTTTTCCTCTGGCTTTGGCTACCTGGAAGGGATCCCCGTACTTGGAACACCTCAATGAAGAGATCAATAAATACATCGATTTTGGAATATTAGATTTTCTGATTCAGATTGCTTTAGAAAAGAACTTGCGCGCTATGCTATCGCAAACTGCACAGGATGAAGAATACAAAACAGAACTTCACTTGCAGCAATTCGTTCCAGCATT
This genomic stretch from Bombus fervidus isolate BK054 chromosome 9, iyBomFerv1, whole genome shotgun sequence harbors:
- the LOC139990433 gene encoding uncharacterized protein produces the protein MSLSRSCLRRFTVLLFVFTFLHLTRAIVVPQIYSDVYKKKNEAGHRGLIIESLLDEENQREEFLTSIPCINSFLEKYIHRPDRISFLAIDNEESIQDIVHSFVRSLRSFFAFFKHTVDLDFETHESALSTIVLMQNASSLEDNHYILEPCDRACPFITILISSFQDEESFLEHADVIMQSMWSRRISTVVILAKVGDSVLAAGSLTFQPGKICTVSPPVILDKCEEKSWSKLENISAPKTNGCILKIAYFEQSPYVIVGNDSTRLSGFEGALTEEALRGQEIEREKVVWNDNTSYAEQVQMYIYNDINADFVIGRILQQSYEDIDYSSSYDTSKVVWLVPKVPNVSLKGLVQPFQQYVWAAVGGSILLGCVVKIFLFRDLSFLDIFALIIGVSTARQPTKLSTRIHFLAWCIFGLFLTQLYVDSLADQLINMSDLKLETMKELMSSSFQIGGTAAFARLFEIFDQDEIIESVRKKFVIFDQDEYLKQYYDLLDGTNSSFALVIVLNSSRSDAIETTQAYTITTDVICSFPLALATWKGSPYLEHLNEEINKYIDFGILDFLIQIALEKNLRAMLSQTAQDEEYKTELHLQQFVPAFLLVAIGFSTGFLFIILEVVLYPSKLLR